In one window of Gemmatimonadota bacterium DNA:
- a CDS encoding DUF2007 domain-containing protein encodes MPEQAFVVKTYPNSVEAEFARAVLDANGIVSMLLKDNASGMLPFLDVLHPVRLVVRHRDVDTAVRLLDATAASDPKGKPPLLS; translated from the coding sequence ATGCCCGAGCAAGCGTTCGTCGTGAAGACCTACCCGAACAGCGTGGAAGCGGAGTTCGCCCGTGCGGTGCTCGACGCGAACGGCATCGTCTCGATGCTGCTGAAGGACAACGCGAGCGGCATGCTCCCGTTCCTCGACGTGCTGCACCCGGTGCGGCTGGTGGTGCGGCATCGCGACGTCGACACGGCGGTGCGGCTGCTCGATGCGACGGCGGCGAGCGATCCGAAGGGAAAGCCCCCGCTGCTCAGCTGA
- the dacB gene encoding D-alanyl-D-alanine carboxypeptidase/D-alanyl-D-alanine-endopeptidase codes for MRRLLSLLLAALLTATPAGGHAQTPTGTKAPATAATKAPTKAPSTAPARTPTATTRSSTARPTVAAAAKRPAPRATSRSTTARATLRAATPTSTPDLREHLASLVRDAARSGQWGVMVVSLSHGDTLYSHNADELLLPASTMKLYTSAIALERFGPAHQFRTEVLRSGAVGEGGVVRGDLILKGNGDPSLVPRYVEWNRGARPLDSLADLVARAGITRVTGDIIGDASAFDGERVPAGWRTRYLQASYAARVSALSYNENLAHITVRPSTRGAQVAFAQPVSGLSLRSTVTIRPNSRSASIRVWQDTLTQQFKVSGWIGARSVVRTYQVVVEQPEQYVAAAFRAALEARGVTVEGRVRGGAAAAGATRVTAWASPPLAQLVAKMNGESNNHFAELLFRNAARSGGAVGSAHIANESLRTFMTDRVGVGAASVYAADGSGLSTLDRVTPRSMVMLLGYSAQAPWAQVLQASLPVAGRTETLRSRMRYTAAQGNLRAKTGTTGEVTSLGGYVTAKNGEKLAFSFIYNGRELWRARAAIDAMGVTLANFSR; via the coding sequence ATGCGTCGGCTCCTCTCCCTCCTGCTCGCTGCCCTGCTCACCGCCACGCCGGCGGGGGGGCACGCGCAGACGCCCACGGGGACGAAGGCGCCGGCCACGGCAGCGACGAAGGCACCGACCAAGGCTCCGAGCACGGCGCCCGCCCGTACGCCGACCGCGACGACCCGATCGAGCACGGCCCGACCGACCGTCGCCGCGGCTGCCAAGCGCCCCGCCCCCCGCGCCACCTCGCGGAGCACCACTGCGCGCGCGACGCTGCGCGCCGCCACGCCCACCAGCACCCCCGACCTGCGCGAGCACCTGGCGTCGCTCGTCCGCGACGCCGCGCGCTCGGGACAGTGGGGCGTCATGGTCGTCTCGCTCTCCCACGGGGACACGCTCTACTCGCACAACGCCGACGAGCTCCTGCTGCCGGCGTCGACGATGAAGCTCTACACCTCGGCGATCGCCCTCGAGCGCTTCGGGCCGGCGCACCAGTTTCGCACCGAGGTCCTGCGCTCCGGGGCCGTGGGCGAAGGGGGCGTCGTCCGCGGCGACCTCATCCTGAAGGGCAACGGCGATCCGTCCCTCGTGCCGCGCTACGTGGAGTGGAATCGCGGGGCGCGGCCACTCGACTCGCTCGCCGACCTCGTGGCGCGGGCCGGCATCACCCGCGTCACGGGCGACATCATCGGCGACGCGAGCGCCTTCGATGGCGAGCGCGTGCCGGCGGGGTGGCGCACACGCTACCTCCAGGCGAGCTACGCCGCGCGCGTCTCGGCCCTCTCCTACAACGAGAACCTCGCGCACATCACCGTGCGCCCGTCGACGCGCGGCGCGCAGGTGGCCTTCGCGCAGCCGGTGAGCGGGCTCTCGCTGCGCTCCACGGTGACGATCCGGCCCAACAGCCGCAGCGCCTCCATCCGCGTCTGGCAGGACACGCTCACGCAGCAGTTCAAGGTGAGCGGCTGGATCGGCGCGCGGAGCGTGGTGCGGACCTACCAGGTGGTCGTGGAGCAGCCCGAGCAGTACGTCGCGGCGGCCTTCCGCGCGGCGCTCGAGGCGCGGGGCGTGACCGTCGAGGGGCGGGTCCGCGGGGGCGCCGCCGCTGCCGGCGCCACGCGCGTCACCGCGTGGGCCTCGCCCCCGCTCGCTCAGCTCGTCGCCAAGATGAACGGCGAGAGCAACAACCATTTCGCCGAGCTGCTCTTCCGGAACGCGGCGCGGTCGGGCGGCGCGGTTGGATCGGCCCACATCGCCAACGAGTCGCTCCGCACCTTCATGACCGACCGCGTCGGCGTCGGCGCCGCCTCGGTCTACGCGGCCGACGGCAGCGGCCTCTCCACGCTCGACCGCGTGACGCCGCGCTCCATGGTCATGCTCCTCGGGTACAGCGCGCAGGCCCCGTGGGCGCAGGTCCTGCAAGCCTCGCTGCCGGTCGCCGGGCGCACCGAGACGCTGCGGTCCCGCATGCGCTACACCGCGGCGCAGGGGAACCTGCGCGCGAAGACCGGCACCACCGGCGAGGTCACCTCGCTCGGCGGCTACGTCACGGCGAAGAACGGCGAGAAGCTCGCGTTCTCGTTCATCTACAACGGCCGCGAACTCTGGCGCGCCCGCGCCGCGATCGACGCGATGGGCGTGACGCTGGCGAACTTCTCGCGCTGA
- a CDS encoding cytochrome c oxidase assembly protein, which produces MHPILFLHPKVDLSQGGFTLHWSTVIGLLALWGLYEWRAAVHARTDGRRPTALQRLCLLLGLGAMFGTLNGPVHDISDYYLFTGHMVQHLVLTFVTPPLLLLGVPGWMLRPALAQRHVAAVARAVTTPRAAFAIFNLTLAFWHLPPNYNSAMYYHEVHILQHLMFLVTAVLAWWPLLSPLPELPRLSYPGQMLYSFLMTLPMTVISIFIVYSDHVLYPAYASAPRLWGLSPLEDQRLGGLIMWIPGGLFFYLLTSVIFLKWVQSQRDDRAGAQAAG; this is translated from the coding sequence GTGCACCCCATTCTCTTCCTGCATCCCAAGGTCGACCTCTCCCAGGGGGGCTTCACGCTCCACTGGAGCACGGTCATCGGGCTGCTCGCGCTCTGGGGACTCTACGAGTGGCGCGCGGCGGTCCACGCGCGCACCGACGGGCGACGCCCGACGGCGCTGCAGCGCCTGTGCCTGTTGCTCGGACTCGGCGCGATGTTCGGGACGCTGAACGGGCCCGTCCACGACATCAGCGACTACTACCTCTTCACCGGCCACATGGTGCAGCACCTCGTGCTCACCTTCGTGACGCCACCGCTGCTGCTCCTCGGCGTGCCCGGCTGGATGCTCCGTCCCGCGCTCGCGCAGCGGCACGTCGCCGCCGTCGCGCGGGCCGTCACCACGCCGCGCGCCGCCTTCGCGATCTTCAACCTCACGCTCGCCTTCTGGCACCTCCCACCGAACTACAACTCGGCGATGTACTACCACGAGGTGCACATCCTGCAGCACCTCATGTTCCTCGTCACGGCCGTGCTGGCCTGGTGGCCGCTCCTGAGCCCGCTCCCCGAGCTCCCGCGCCTCAGCTATCCGGGCCAGATGCTCTACAGTTTCCTCATGACCCTGCCGATGACAGTCATATCGATCTTCATCGTCTACTCGGATCATGTGCTCTACCCGGCCTACGCCAGCGCGCCGCGGCTCTGGGGACTCTCGCCGCTCGAGGACCAGCGGCTCGGCGGTCTGATCATGTGGATCCCCGGCGGGCTGTTCTTCTACCTCCTCACGTCGGTGATCTTCCTGAAGTGGGTGCAGTCCCAGCGCGATGATCGGGCGGGCGCGCAGGCGGCTGGCTGA
- a CDS encoding cytochrome C oxidase subunit IV family protein: MSHDAKHDGHAEHHHPTGNQYLTIAIILTAITVVEVWAYYIPSLVASPLFNPALLFMSAVKFAIVCLFYMHLKFDHKLFRVVFTGSLIIAMCTLMALMFLFGKVAL, from the coding sequence ATGTCCCACGACGCCAAGCACGACGGCCACGCCGAGCATCACCACCCGACGGGCAACCAGTACCTCACGATCGCGATCATCCTCACCGCGATCACCGTCGTCGAGGTCTGGGCCTATTACATCCCGTCCCTCGTCGCCTCGCCGCTCTTCAACCCGGCCCTGCTCTTCATGTCGGCGGTGAAGTTCGCGATCGTCTGCCTGTTCTACATGCACCTCAAGTTCGACCACAAGCTGTTCCGGGTCGTGTTCACCGGCTCGCTGATCATCGCGATGTGCACGCTGATGGCGCTGATGTTCCTGTTCGGGAAGGTGGCGCTGTAG
- a CDS encoding cytochrome c oxidase subunit 3, translating to MSSHTAAAHASGAHGAHGHDDGHAHVHYTTTGLDNRKIAIWTFIGSECMLFASLISTYLIYKGKSVVGPFPHEAWTSETGQVFKPILDIPVTSASTFVLLMSSFAMVLALQAVQLKGKPLATGAGWWERIQRSSQFWLAATALMGATFLGFQAYEFTSFVHEGLTIKTNLFGSSFFTLTGFHGAHVTVGVLWLMTLLWIDRTRGLAGKNDELLVDICALYWHFVDVVWIAIFTLIYLIQ from the coding sequence GTGTCCTCACACACCGCTGCCGCGCACGCCTCCGGGGCCCATGGGGCCCACGGGCACGACGACGGCCACGCGCACGTGCACTACACCACCACCGGCCTCGACAACCGGAAGATCGCGATCTGGACCTTCATCGGGTCCGAGTGCATGCTGTTCGCCTCGCTGATCTCGACCTACCTCATCTACAAGGGCAAGTCGGTCGTCGGGCCCTTCCCGCATGAGGCGTGGACGTCCGAGACGGGCCAGGTCTTCAAGCCCATCCTCGACATCCCGGTCACGTCGGCCTCGACGTTCGTGCTGCTCATGTCGTCGTTCGCGATGGTGCTCGCCCTCCAGGCCGTCCAACTCAAGGGCAAGCCGCTCGCGACCGGCGCCGGCTGGTGGGAGCGCATCCAGCGCTCGTCGCAGTTCTGGCTCGCCGCGACCGCGCTCATGGGCGCGACCTTCCTCGGCTTCCAGGCGTACGAGTTCACCTCGTTCGTCCACGAGGGGCTGACGATCAAGACGAACCTCTTCGGCTCGTCCTTCTTCACGCTCACCGGCTTCCACGGCGCCCACGTCACCGTCGGCGTGCTCTGGCTGATGACGCTGCTCTGGATCGACCGCACGCGCGGCCTCGCCGGCAAGAACGACGAGCTCCTCGTCGACATCTGCGCCCTCTACTGGCACTTCGTCGACGTCGTCTGGATCGCGATCTTCACGCTCATCTACCTCATCCAGTGA
- the ctaD gene encoding cytochrome c oxidase subunit I → MATIATPTHAGSGSAAASGENTGIWSWITTVDHKRIGTLYLWTALFFFMVGGLEAVLIRTQLMRPNMGFVSAETYNQLFTMHGTTMVFLAVMPLSAAFFNYLIPLQIGARDVAFPRLNAFSYWVYLLGGIFITLPILFQIAPDGGWFGYAPLTTNQFSAGPNIDFWVIGLQILGVSSLAAAFNFITTIINLRAPGMSLMRLPMFTWMSFVVQFLLVLAFPPITVALVFLLFDRFFGTTFYSIAAGADPLLWQHLFWVFGHPEVYILILPAFGLVSEVLPTFSKKPLFGYNVMVYSGIMIGFLGFGVWAHHMFAVGMGAVADSIFATMTMLIAIPTGVKIFNWIATMWAGEIRFTVPMKFAIALIAMFTIGGISGVMHSSAPADLQQTDTYFIVAHFHYVLFGGSIMGIFAGIYHYYPKMTGRFMNEGLGNVHFWLNLIGMNLTFFPMHFSGLLGMPRRVYQYDAGQGWDLFNLMSTYGTYLLVVATAVFIWNFVRSRTTGAVASGDPWGAATLEWSIPSPPPEYNFAKIPTVTSRSPLWDLKHPEMSAGADHSAADSAAIEAAHSTPMHEETETYTAKELGIPMPFPTAKPLFTAVGMVVMFSGLLFLRNGMFAVSMTITLTGAAMLIGGLYAWLTAPLE, encoded by the coding sequence ATGGCCACCATCGCAACCCCGACGCATGCCGGCTCCGGCAGCGCTGCCGCGTCCGGCGAGAACACGGGGATCTGGAGCTGGATCACCACCGTCGACCACAAGCGGATCGGCACGCTCTACCTCTGGACCGCGCTCTTCTTCTTCATGGTCGGCGGGCTCGAGGCGGTGCTCATCCGCACGCAGCTCATGCGCCCCAACATGGGGTTCGTCTCGGCCGAGACGTACAACCAGCTGTTCACGATGCACGGCACGACGATGGTGTTCCTCGCCGTCATGCCGCTCTCGGCCGCGTTCTTCAACTACCTGATCCCGCTCCAGATCGGTGCGCGTGACGTCGCCTTCCCGCGGCTCAACGCCTTCTCGTACTGGGTGTACCTGCTCGGCGGCATCTTCATCACGCTGCCCATCCTGTTCCAGATCGCGCCCGACGGCGGCTGGTTCGGTTACGCCCCGCTCACGACCAACCAGTTCTCCGCCGGCCCGAACATCGACTTCTGGGTGATCGGCCTCCAGATCCTCGGCGTCTCGTCGCTCGCGGCGGCGTTCAACTTCATCACGACGATCATCAACCTGCGCGCACCGGGCATGTCGCTCATGCGGCTCCCGATGTTCACCTGGATGTCGTTCGTCGTGCAGTTCCTGCTCGTCCTCGCCTTCCCGCCGATCACCGTCGCGCTCGTCTTCCTGCTGTTCGATCGCTTCTTCGGGACGACGTTCTACTCGATCGCCGCCGGCGCCGACCCGCTGCTCTGGCAGCACCTCTTCTGGGTGTTCGGCCACCCCGAGGTGTACATCCTCATCCTGCCCGCCTTCGGCCTCGTGTCGGAGGTGCTCCCGACCTTCTCGAAGAAGCCGCTCTTCGGCTACAACGTGATGGTCTACTCGGGCATCATGATCGGCTTCCTCGGCTTCGGCGTCTGGGCCCACCACATGTTCGCCGTGGGCATGGGCGCGGTCGCCGACTCGATCTTCGCGACGATGACGATGCTCATCGCCATCCCGACCGGCGTGAAGATCTTCAACTGGATCGCCACGATGTGGGCGGGCGAGATCCGGTTCACCGTCCCGATGAAGTTCGCGATCGCCCTCATCGCGATGTTCACCATCGGCGGCATCTCGGGCGTCATGCACTCGTCGGCCCCGGCCGACCTGCAGCAGACCGACACCTACTTCATCGTCGCGCACTTCCACTACGTGCTCTTCGGTGGGTCGATCATGGGCATCTTCGCGGGCATCTACCACTACTACCCGAAGATGACCGGCCGCTTCATGAACGAAGGGCTCGGCAACGTGCACTTCTGGCTGAATCTCATCGGCATGAACCTCACGTTCTTCCCGATGCACTTCAGCGGGCTCCTCGGCATGCCGCGCCGCGTCTACCAGTACGACGCCGGCCAGGGCTGGGACCTCTTCAACCTGATGTCGACCTACGGCACCTACCTGCTCGTGGTCGCCACCGCGGTCTTCATCTGGAACTTCGTCCGCAGCCGCACCACCGGCGCGGTCGCGAGCGGCGACCCCTGGGGCGCCGCGACGCTTGAGTGGTCGATCCCCTCGCCGCCGCCCGAGTACAACTTCGCCAAGATCCCGACGGTGACCTCGCGCTCGCCGCTCTGGGACCTCAAACACCCGGAGATGTCGGCCGGCGCGGACCACTCGGCGGCGGATTCCGCGGCCATCGAGGCCGCGCATTCGACGCCGATGCATGAGGAGACGGAGACCTACACGGCGAAGGAGCTCGGCATCCCGATGCCGTTCCCGACCGCCAAGCCGCTCTTCACCGCGGTCGGCATGGTCGTGATGTTCAGCGGCCTCCTCTTCCTGCGCAACGGGATGTTCGCCGTCTCGATGACGATCACGCTGACCGGCGCCGCGATGCTCATCGGCGGCCTGTACGCGTGGCTCACCGCCCCCCTCGAGTAA
- the coxB gene encoding cytochrome c oxidase subunit II, which yields MPKLRLRSAAPALLSLAVLLTLSACGLTEYPNSTFNHTTDFNTSIDALFSRLVFWGTIVFVVVEAALIFTIIRYRKRPGGAPARQIHGNAALEITWTAIPAIILVLIAVPTVKTIFETQKPAPAGSLTVEVIGHQWWWEFRYPELGIVTANEVYVPVGRTVNFVLTTKDVLHSFWIPQMGGKRDLITNRTNYLWFTPSDTLKSSAWNGFCTEYCGASHANMRIRMYTVQPDEFASWARHQASPAVFNPSAPPATPVVTASNPGQAAATADTTTALPSGYVFPREQLPAHVVPQTPIPAGLAYDDALLAGGDATRGATQGFMLGGCIGCHAINGLPGAVSNIGPNLTHVASRHTIAGGLYKNDGPTLARWIKNARHLKPGSIMNTIGRGEYDPIMKMTVTAGLDDRQIADVVAYLLSLK from the coding sequence ATGCCGAAGCTGCGCCTGCGCTCGGCAGCGCCCGCCCTGTTGTCCCTGGCGGTCCTGCTCACGCTCTCCGCGTGTGGATTGACGGAGTATCCGAACTCCACGTTCAACCACACGACCGACTTCAACACCTCGATCGACGCGCTCTTCTCCCGCCTCGTGTTCTGGGGGACGATCGTCTTCGTCGTCGTCGAAGCCGCGCTGATCTTCACGATCATCCGGTACCGCAAGCGCCCGGGTGGCGCGCCGGCCCGGCAGATCCACGGCAATGCGGCCCTCGAGATCACCTGGACCGCCATCCCGGCGATCATCCTCGTGCTCATCGCGGTGCCCACCGTGAAGACCATCTTCGAGACGCAGAAGCCGGCCCCCGCTGGTTCGCTGACGGTCGAGGTCATCGGGCACCAGTGGTGGTGGGAGTTCCGCTACCCGGAGCTCGGCATCGTCACCGCCAACGAGGTCTACGTCCCGGTCGGCCGCACGGTGAACTTCGTGCTCACCACCAAGGACGTGCTGCACTCCTTCTGGATCCCGCAGATGGGCGGCAAGCGCGATCTCATCACGAACCGGACCAACTACCTCTGGTTCACGCCGAGCGACACGCTGAAGAGCTCGGCGTGGAACGGCTTCTGCACCGAGTACTGCGGCGCGAGCCATGCGAACATGCGCATCCGCATGTACACGGTGCAGCCGGACGAGTTCGCGTCGTGGGCGCGGCACCAGGCGAGCCCGGCGGTCTTCAACCCGTCGGCCCCGCCGGCGACGCCGGTCGTGACGGCGTCCAATCCCGGGCAGGCCGCCGCCACGGCGGACACGACGACGGCGCTGCCGAGCGGCTACGTCTTCCCGAGGGAGCAGCTCCCCGCGCACGTCGTCCCGCAGACGCCGATCCCGGCGGGGCTCGCCTACGACGACGCGCTCCTCGCCGGTGGCGACGCGACGCGCGGCGCGACGCAGGGCTTCATGCTCGGCGGCTGCATCGGCTGCCACGCGATCAACGGGCTCCCGGGCGCGGTCTCGAACATCGGACCGAACCTGACGCACGTCGCCTCGCGGCACACGATCGCTGGCGGACTCTACAAGAACGACGGCCCGACGCTGGCGCGCTGGATCAAGAACGCGCGCCACCTGAAGCCGGGCTCGATCATGAACACGATCGGCCGCGGTGAATACGACCCCATCATGAAGATGACCGTCACGGCGGGCCTCGACGACCGGCAGATCGCGGACGTGGTGGCCTACCTGCTGTCACTCAAGTAA
- a CDS encoding aspartate ammonia-lyase: MTIPDLSRIPFFEAIGEQLLWHLTRAGEQLDYAPNETLFESGAPRRAFWVLLEGNIAIESTVDGIPHRLSTLGPGDVIGESILLDEHTHSTTGRATVPTRAMRFSKEALEPLLKDRPQLYAALVSRSARAIRDRLRQADASLTGQGRLLGFAASGATRREHDLLGERDVPDAALYGVQTMRAIENFPITGVTLRDFPELIVALAQVKEAAARANHGHPDLPEDVFDAIVRACKEIQGGRHHEHFRVDMIQGGAGTSSNMNANEVIANRALELLGEPRGTYTRVHPNEHVNLAQSTNDVYPTAIRIALHTAIGGLQEQMRLLVDAFLAKGTEFAPHIKMGRTQLQDAVPMTLGQEFNAYGHTIAEDVERLEEAKALMREMNMGATAIGTGITAPRGYTERVRAELSAVTGLVMITAPDLVEATSDTGAFVQVSGVLKRCAVKLSKVCNDLRLLSSGPRTGLGEIRLPAMQPGSSIMPGKVNPVIPEAVNQVCFDVIGGDVTVTMAAEAGQLQLNVFEPIIAFRLLRNISALRNACQVLREKCVTGIVANPKVMRDAVERSIGLVTALLPELGYEVCTQVAKEALESGRGVVELLLEKRLLTREQIDEILDPSRMTGTRS; this comes from the coding sequence ATGACGATACCGGACCTCTCCCGCATCCCGTTCTTCGAAGCGATCGGAGAACAGCTGCTCTGGCACCTCACCCGCGCCGGCGAACAGCTCGACTACGCCCCCAACGAGACCCTCTTCGAATCCGGCGCCCCGCGCCGCGCCTTCTGGGTCCTCCTCGAGGGCAACATCGCCATCGAGTCCACGGTCGACGGCATCCCGCATCGCCTCTCCACCCTCGGCCCCGGCGACGTCATCGGCGAGAGCATCCTCCTCGACGAGCACACCCACAGCACCACCGGCCGCGCCACCGTCCCCACCCGCGCCATGCGCTTCTCCAAGGAAGCGCTCGAGCCGCTCCTCAAGGACCGCCCCCAGCTCTACGCCGCCCTCGTGAGCCGCAGCGCACGCGCCATCCGCGACCGCCTCCGCCAGGCCGATGCGTCCCTCACCGGGCAGGGACGCCTCCTCGGATTCGCCGCCTCCGGCGCCACCCGCCGCGAGCACGACCTCCTTGGCGAGCGCGACGTGCCCGACGCCGCCCTCTATGGCGTCCAGACGATGCGCGCCATCGAGAACTTCCCCATCACCGGCGTCACGCTCCGCGACTTCCCCGAGCTCATCGTCGCGCTCGCGCAGGTGAAGGAAGCCGCCGCGCGCGCGAATCACGGCCACCCCGACCTCCCCGAGGACGTCTTCGACGCCATCGTGCGCGCCTGCAAGGAGATCCAGGGCGGGCGCCATCACGAGCACTTCCGCGTCGACATGATCCAGGGCGGCGCCGGCACCTCGTCCAACATGAACGCCAACGAGGTCATCGCGAATCGCGCCCTCGAGCTCCTCGGCGAACCGCGCGGGACCTACACGCGCGTGCACCCCAACGAGCACGTGAACCTCGCGCAGTCCACCAACGACGTCTATCCGACCGCCATCCGCATCGCGCTGCACACGGCGATCGGCGGGCTCCAGGAACAGATGCGCCTGCTCGTGGACGCCTTCCTCGCGAAGGGCACCGAGTTCGCGCCGCACATCAAGATGGGGCGCACCCAGCTGCAGGACGCCGTCCCCATGACCCTCGGCCAGGAGTTCAACGCGTACGGGCATACGATCGCCGAGGACGTGGAACGGCTCGAGGAGGCGAAGGCCCTCATGCGCGAGATGAACATGGGGGCGACGGCGATCGGCACGGGCATCACCGCGCCGCGCGGCTACACCGAGCGCGTGCGCGCCGAGCTCTCGGCGGTGACCGGCCTCGTCATGATCACCGCCCCCGACCTCGTCGAGGCGACCAGCGACACCGGCGCCTTCGTGCAGGTCTCGGGCGTGCTCAAGCGCTGCGCCGTGAAGCTCTCGAAGGTCTGCAACGACCTCCGCCTGCTCTCCAGCGGCCCGCGCACCGGCCTCGGCGAGATCCGCCTCCCCGCCATGCAGCCCGGCTCGAGCATCATGCCCGGGAAGGTGAATCCTGTCATCCCCGAGGCGGTCAATCAGGTCTGCTTCGACGTGATCGGTGGCGACGTGACCGTCACCATGGCGGCCGAGGCGGGGCAGCTCCAGCTGAACGTCTTCGAGCCGATCATCGCCTTCCGGCTGCTGCGCAACATCAGCGCCCTCCGGAACGCCTGCCAGGTGCTCCGCGAGAAGTGCGTCACGGGGATCGTCGCCAACCCCAAGGTCATGCGCGACGCCGTGGAGCGGTCGATCGGCCTCGTCACCGCCCTCCTCCCCGAACTGGGGTACGAGGTCTGCACGCAGGTCGCGAAGGAAGCGCTCGAGAGCGGCCGGGGCGTCGTCGAGCTCCTGCTCGAGAAGCGCCTGCTCACGCGCGAACAGATCGACGAGATCCTCGACCCGTCCCGCATGACCGGGACCAGGAGCTGA
- a CDS encoding four helix bundle protein, which produces MTNSDTEYRDPLERLSAYRLGLEAMRVARIDAGDIAAQATMREVAAQLLRAAASIPANIAEG; this is translated from the coding sequence ATGACCAACAGCGATACGGAGTACCGGGATCCGCTCGAGCGCCTTTCGGCGTACCGGCTCGGGTTGGAGGCGATGCGGGTGGCGCGGATCGACGCGGGGGATATCGCGGCTCAGGCGACGATGCGGGAGGTGGCCGCTCAACTGCTGCGCGCTGCCGCGTCGATCCCCGCGAACATCGCGGAAGGGTAA
- a CDS encoding N(4)-(beta-N-acetylglucosaminyl)-L-asparaginase: MSTRRDFLTTSAAAAAALSLKPSQAQASAPRTPAAPRPVVISSANGLRGVKVAYDRITKGADTLDAIIAGVNIQELDPDDQSVGIGGLPNADGVVQLDASCMHGPTKRAGSVGAIEGIATPSLVAKAVMDYTDHIMLVGEGAKRFALEMGFKEQELLTEKTRQDWLRWKARLNKDDAWLDHDDDVAIKFTTGTINMNAVNATGDISSVTTTSGMAWKIPGRIGDSPVIGAGQYCDNTVGAAGSTGRGEANIKVCGGFLTVEFMRQGLAPEVAVLKTLERLVAMTESRLLRADGRPNFDIQFYAVAKDGRYAAGTLYEGAQFAVCDEKGARLEKCVHLYPRPAR; this comes from the coding sequence ATGTCCACCCGTCGCGATTTTCTGACCACCTCCGCGGCCGCCGCCGCCGCCCTCTCCCTCAAGCCGAGCCAGGCCCAGGCGTCCGCTCCCCGCACTCCTGCGGCCCCGAGACCGGTCGTCATCTCGAGCGCGAACGGCCTCCGCGGCGTGAAGGTCGCCTACGACCGGATCACCAAGGGCGCGGACACCCTCGACGCCATCATCGCCGGCGTGAACATCCAGGAGCTCGATCCCGACGACCAGTCCGTCGGCATCGGGGGCCTCCCCAACGCCGATGGAGTCGTCCAGCTCGACGCGAGCTGCATGCACGGTCCGACCAAGCGCGCCGGTTCCGTCGGGGCCATCGAGGGCATCGCGACGCCGAGTCTCGTCGCCAAGGCCGTGATGGACTACACCGACCACATCATGCTCGTCGGCGAAGGCGCCAAGCGCTTCGCGCTCGAGATGGGCTTCAAGGAGCAGGAGCTCCTCACCGAGAAGACCCGGCAGGATTGGCTGCGGTGGAAGGCGCGGCTCAACAAGGACGATGCCTGGCTCGATCACGATGATGACGTCGCGATCAAGTTCACCACCGGCACCATCAACATGAACGCCGTCAACGCCACCGGGGACATCTCCTCGGTCACCACCACCAGCGGGATGGCGTGGAAGATCCCCGGGCGCATCGGCGACTCGCCGGTGATCGGCGCGGGACAGTACTGCGACAACACCGTCGGCGCGGCGGGCTCGACCGGACGCGGCGAGGCGAACATCAAGGTCTGCGGCGGCTTCCTCACCGTCGAGTTCATGCGGCAGGGGCTCGCGCCCGAGGTCGCCGTGCTCAAGACGCTCGAGCGGCTCGTCGCGATGACCGAGAGCCGGCTGCTGCGGGCCGACGGGCGCCCGAACTTCGACATCCAGTTCTACGCCGTCGCCAAGGACGGCCGCTACGCGGCCGGGACGCTGTACGAAGGCGCGCAGTTCGCGGTGTGCGACGAGAAGGGGGCGCGGTTGGAGAAGTGCGTGCACCTGTATCCGAGGCCGGCGCGGTGA